From the genome of Cinclus cinclus chromosome 12, bCinCin1.1, whole genome shotgun sequence, one region includes:
- the ARIH2 gene encoding E3 ubiquitin-protein ligase ARIH2 isoform X2, producing MVHSSHHCAVCMQFVRKENLLSLACQHQFCRSCWEQHCTVLVKDGVGVGVSCMAQDCLLRTPEDFVFPLLPSEELKDKYRRYLFRDYVESHYQLQLCPGADCPMVIQVQEPKARRVQCNRCNEVFCFKCRQMYHAPTDCATIRKWLTKCADDSETANYISAHTKDCPKCNICIEKNGGCNHMQCSKCKHDFCWMCLGDWKTHGSEYYECSRYKENPDIVNQSQQAQAREALKKYLFYFERWENHNKSLQLEAQTYQRIQEKIQERVMNNLGTWIDWQYLQNAAKLLAKCRYTLQYTYPYAYYMESGPRKKLFEYQQAQLEAEIENLSWKVERADSYDRGDLENQMHIAEQRRRTLLKDFHDT from the exons ATGGTACATTCCTCCCACCACTGCGCAGTGTGCATGCAGTTTGTCCGGAAGGAGAACTTGCTCTCCCTGGCTTGTCAGCACCAGTTCTGTcgcagctgctgggagcagcactgtACAGTGCTTGTCAAGGATGGTGTTGGAGTTG GGGTGTCCTGCATGGCTCAGGACTGTCTACTCCGGACACCAGAAGATTTTGTGTTTCCATTGCTGCCTAGTGAAGAGCTGAAAGACAAATACAGGCGCTACCTCTTCAGGGACTATGTGGAG AGCCATTaccagctgcagctgtgtccTGGTGCAGATTGCCCTATGGTCATACAGGTACAAGAGCCAAAAGCCCGGCGAGTGCAGTGCAATCGTTGCAATGAGGTCTTCTG CTTTAAGTGTCGGCAGATGTACCACGCGCCCACAGACTGCGCTACCATTCGGAAATGGCTCACCAAGTGTGCAGATGACTCTGAAACAGCCAACTACATCAGTGCTCATACTAAAGAT TGTCCCAAGTGCAATATCTGTATTGAAAAGAATGGAGGCTGCAATCACATG CAATGTTCGAAATGCAAGCATG aCTTCTGCTGGATGTGTCTGGGAGACTGGAAGACTCATGGCAGCGAGTACTACGAATGCAGTCGGTACAAAGAGAATCCTGATATTGTAAACCAGAGTCAGCAAGCACAGGCCAGGGAGGCCCTTAAGAAGTACTTGTTCTATTTTGAGAGG TGGGAGAATCACAACAAAAGCCTACAGCTGGAGGCACAGACATACCAACGAATCCAGGAGAAAATCCAAGAAAGAGTTATGAACAACTTGGGAACATGGATAGATTGGCAATACCTACAGAATGCTGCAAAACTACTTGCAAAG TGTCGTTACACCCTGCAGTACACATATCCATATGCCTACTACATGGAGTCTGGTCCCAGAAAGAAGCTG TTTGAATACCAGCAGGCTCAGCTGGAAGCTGAAATTGAAAATCTCTCATGGAAGGTGGAGCGAGCAGACAGCTATGACAGAGGG GACTTAGAGAATCAGATGCACATAGCAGAGCAGAGACGGAGAACCCTGCTGAAAGACTTCCATGACACATAA
- the LOC134048947 gene encoding secreted frizzled-related protein 5-like, whose amino-acid sequence MSGVPMLVCAAMLSPAAEDTERSSSCMPIPHRMALCYDIGYSEMRIPNLLEHETMTEVIQQSSSWLPLLARECHPDARIFLCSLFAPICLDRLIYPCRSLCEAVKRSCAPVMACYGYPWPEILNCNKFPADHELCIAAVSMDENSSSRRTVPQASCKDCELEEASTAREILENLCANDFAVKIRILRKNTTTTISDFDLDPSKVEVLKHGPLLRTEIPARLQQWLDIDATCAHNIMKGTQAGVFVISGEVQSDKVVVNKAYAWQKRNRNLHQAVRRWKHHRCPEQAGWKV is encoded by the exons ATGAGTGGAGTGCCGATGCTTGTGTGTGCTG CAATGCTCTCACCTGCAGCAGAGGACACAGA GAGATCCTCCAGCTGCATGCCCATCCCGCACCGCATGGCCCTGTGCTATGATATCGGCTACTCCGAGATGAGGATTCCCAACCTGCTGGAGCATGAGACCATGACAGAAGTCATCCAGCAGTCTTCCAGCTGGCTGCCCTTGCTGGCCAGGGAATGCCACCCAGACGCTAGGattttcctctgctccctcttTGCACCGATCTGCTTGGACAG gCTCATCTAtccttgccgcagcctctgtGAAGCTGTCAAGAGAAGCTGTGCACCCGTCATGGCTTGTTACGGCTACCCCTGGCCCGAAATCCTGAACTGCAACAAGTTCCCTGCAGATCATGAGCTGTGCATTGCAGCAGTCTCCATGGATGAAAATTCCTCAAGCAGAAGAA CAGTGCCCCAGGCCAGCTGCAAGGACTGTGAGCTTGAGgaggccagcactgccagggagatCCTAGAAAACCTCTGTGCAAATGATTTTG CAGTGAAAATCCGAATCCTGAGGAAGAATACTACCACCACCATCTCAGACTTTGACCTGGACCCCTCCAAGGTGGAGGTGCTGAAGCACGGCCCACTCCTCAGAACTGAAAtccctgccaggctccagcAGTGGCTGGACATAGATGCCACTTGTGCCCACAACATCATGAAAGGCACTCAGGCAGGGGTCTTCGTCATAAGTGGGGAAGTACAGAGTGACAAAGTGGTGGTGAACAAGGCCTATGCCTGGCAGAAGAGGAACAGGAACCTGCACCAGGCAGTGCGGAGGTGGAAACATCACCGCTGCCCTGAACAGGCGGGATGGAAGGTCTGA
- the P4HTM gene encoding transmembrane prolyl 4-hydroxylase has protein sequence MAAAEAPTEGPPLPGPPGGRPRPVCSRPYFLVLMVFAHLYVLNVLGLLLFVHLSAGEPGGPPAAPPPPPPPPARALPRLEGIKVGHTQRVELVPGRAHAVRTLSLKPLLFEIPDFLTEEECKLIVHLAKLKGLQKSQILPTEDYEEAMEMIEISQMDIFNLLDHNQDGQLQLREVLTHTRLGNGRWMTPENIREMYTAVKADPDGNGVLSLEEFKQLNIRDFHKYMGSQKVKMSDLVRNSQHTWLYQGEGAHQVMRAIRQRVMRLTRLPPEIVEHSEPLQVVRYDQGGHYHAHMDSGPVFPETACSHTKLVANESAPFETSCRYVTVLFYLNNVTGGGETVFPIADNRTYEEMSLIQNDIDLRDTRKNCDKGNLRVKPQQGTAVFWYNYLSDGEGWVGELDDFALHGGCLVTQGTKWIANNWINVDPNRRRQQQFQQEMERFAGSEAGAGAGAPGEWTVDKAYSGVHLEL, from the exons atggcggcggcggaggcgccGACCGAAGGGCCCCCGCTGCCCGGCCCGCCGGGGGGCCGCCCGCGGCCCGTCTGCTCCCGCCCCTACTTCCTCGTCCTCATGGTCTTCGCGCACCTCTACGTCCTCAacgtcctggggctgctgctcttcGTGCACCTCAGCGCCGGCGAGCCCGGCgggccgcccgccgcccccccgccgccgccgccgccgcccgcccgcgccCTCCCGCGCCTCGAGGGCATCAAG GTGGGCCACACGCAGCGGGTGGAGCTGGTGCCCGGCAGGGCCCACGCTGTGCGCACCCTCAGCCTCAAGCCGCTCCTGTTCG AAATCCCTGACTTCCTGACAGAGGAGGAGTGCAAGCTCATTGTCCATCTGGCAAAGCTAAAGGGGCTACAGAAGAGCCAGATCCTACCAACAGAGGACTATGAGGAAGCCATGGAAATGATTGAAATCAGCCAGATGGATATTTTCAATCTGCTGGATCACAATCAGGatgggcagctgcagctcagagag GTATTGACCCATACCCGACTTGGGAACGGCAGGTGGATGACCCCTGAAAACATCCGGGAGATGTACACAGCGGTCAAAGCTGATCCTGATGGGAATG GTGTGCTAAGTTTGGAGGAGTTCAAGCAGTTGAATATCCGTGATTTCCACAAATACATGGGAAGCCAGAAAGTGAAGATGAGTGACTTGGTGCGCAATAGCCAGCACACCTGGCTGTACCAGGGCGAAGGGGCACACCAGGTCATGAGAGCCATTCGGCAAAG GGTAATGCGCCTGACACGCTTGCCCCCAGAGATCGTGGAGCACAGCGAGCCCCTCCAGGTTGTGCGGTATGACCAAGGAGGGCACTACCACGCCCACATGGACAGTGGCCCAGTGTTCCCTGAGACTGCCTGCAGCCATACAAAGCTTGTTGCCAATGAAAGCGCCCCCTTTGAGACCTCCTGCCG GTATGTGACCGTGCTGTTCTACCTGAACAATGTGACTGGGGGAGGTGAAACAGTCTTTCCTATCGCTGATAACAGGACGTATGAAGAAATG TCTCTGATCCAGAATGACATTGACCTGCGAGATACTCGGAAAAACTGTGACAAGGGCAATTTGCGAGTGAAACCTCAGCAAGGCACTGCTGTCTTCTGGTACAATTACCTGTCAGATGGAGAAG gctgggTGGGGGAGCTGGATGATTTCGCTCTGCACGGGGGCTGCCTGGTCACCCAAGGTACCAAGTGGATCGCCAACAACTGGATCAACGTGGACCCCAACCGCCGGCggcagcagcagttccagcaggAGATGGAGCGCTTTGCGGGGTCTGAggcgggggccggggccggagccCCGGGCGAGTGGACAGTGGACAAGGCCTACAGCGGAGTTCACCTGGAGCTGTAG